The sequence below is a genomic window from Sphingobacterium sp. ML3W.
AATGGTCACTGAGAATGACCTATATTGATCGTAATTCTAGTGAAATCATATGGGCAGATACTAGACAAGAGGAGGCGAACGATTTTCAAAATAATGCTACACCACGTCACCCAACAGATGATGGAGCATCGTGGAGTAATAATGCACCTACATTGGATGTCGTGAAAAGATTCTATACAGAAAACGGTTTACCAATAGACGAAGATCCAGCTTATTTTAACAAACAACAGTATTATGCTATCGGTCTTTATGATGGTAGAAGTACAGCGAATCTAAATTTGAAAAGAGAACCAAGATTTTATTCCTGGATATCGTTCCATAATGGTTGGTATGAAATGCAACGTGATGGCCAAAAAAGAATCATAACGAAGTATAGAAACGATGATGTACATGGTAAAGGTAACCGTTCACGAAACTTTACACGGTCTGGTTATTTAGTGAAAAAAAATGTTGGACCTTCTTATGAAACTAGAAATGGTTTCCCAAAATATGCATGGCCTTTGATTCGTCTTGGAGAATTGTATTTAAATCTTGCTGAAGCGGCGATAGAAAGTAATAATCTAACGGCAGGGAAGGAATATTTAGATAAAATCAGAACGCGCGCCGGTATTCCAACTGTTGAAGATGCCTGGAATGGAGTAGCAGCATTGACGCAAGATAAATTGAGACAGATTGTACGTCAAGAAAGATCGATTGAGCTTTTCATGGAAGGTCAATTTGGATGGGATATCAAACGCTGGAAAGTGGCTGAACAATATATGGGACAGAATCCAAAGGGAATGAATATAAATGGAGCATCTGATGCTGATTTCTTTAAAGAAACAGATGTCGTATTGGCTTGGAAGTTTGTTTCACCTAAGAACTATTTACTTCCAATTCAAGATAAGGAATTGAATATCAATCCAAAGTTGGTTCAAAATCCTGGATACTAATTAATTGAAAATCAAATGATGTGTGATAGATTATGAAAAATAAATATAATTTACTTTTATCCTTGATGGTATTTTTATTTAGTGCCTGTAGTACTAAAGACGAAGTGAATATTCCATCGGATGTAACGAATTTGAGGGCAGAGGCGCGCGCTGGTAGTATTATGCTCCGTTGGGATAATCCTTCAGATCTGAATTTTTTATATGTTCCTGTACAATTTAAGAACCCACTTACAGGAGCAATAATCAAGACGAATGTTAGTTATTTAACGGATTCTCTTTTGATTGATGATATCCTTGCTAAAGATGGAGAATATACGTTTGAAATCTATACAGTGGGTGAAGGTGGGGAAAGAGGGGGCAATACATTGCAAGTCAGTTGTACGGCATTACCACGCACTCCTGTGGTTACTGAGCACGCTGAGAAGATTGATTTTCAGGTAAGTGCTCTTTCTGCTAATGCTTCAGATCCAACTGAGGGCAATTTAGCGAACTTAATCGATGGCGATTTGAAAACGCATTATCATACCAATTGGCATGAGAAAATACCCTTTCCTCAATGGATACAATTTGACTTGAAAGAACCTGTGGAAGGGGTAAAGTTCGTCTCTTGGAACAGAAACGGTAGTAATAATGCGAACGCCGAAGAAGTATATATTACGGGTAGTAATGATGGAGAAAATTGGGTTGAAA
It includes:
- a CDS encoding discoidin domain-containing protein, with amino-acid sequence MKNKYNLLLSLMVFLFSACSTKDEVNIPSDVTNLRAEARAGSIMLRWDNPSDLNFLYVPVQFKNPLTGAIIKTNVSYLTDSLLIDDILAKDGEYTFEIYTVGEGGERGGNTLQVSCTALPRTPVVTEHAEKIDFQVSALSANASDPTEGNLANLIDGDLKTHYHTNWHEKIPFPQWIQFDLKEPVEGVKFVSWNRNGSNNANAEEVYITGSNDGENWVEIGRILPDELPTTGGAKFESKMFYKQDMTFTKIRYNAKSGVGGKAWFSIAELEWYKTWVVVVDPERN
- a CDS encoding RagB/SusD family nutrient uptake outer membrane protein, with amino-acid sequence MKHIVIFILITLLGFSSCNYLDVVPDERPTEADAFKDKNAAERYLYSCYSFMPKERQGANLYQTSELARSEENLSGNYSVANLGNFTFWSRMYGGIRRCYTLINNIDQVPHMEEDLKAVYKAEAKFLIAYFHFVLLKAYGPIILVDGEFDLDIKEDKFPKRSSFDDCVDWIANKYDDAEHGLLDVQSTSYFGRATKTAVKALKGRLFLYAASPLFNGNSEFYANSLKDTETGQPLMNLTKESSKWERAYKACLEAVTFAENNGYKLYNGVPTEELPFPTNPAEWSLRMTYIDRNSSEIIWADTRQEEANDFQNNATPRHPTDDGASWSNNAPTLDVVKRFYTENGLPIDEDPAYFNKQQYYAIGLYDGRSTANLNLKREPRFYSWISFHNGWYEMQRDGQKRIITKYRNDDVHGKGNRSRNFTRSGYLVKKNVGPSYETRNGFPKYAWPLIRLGELYLNLAEAAIESNNLTAGKEYLDKIRTRAGIPTVEDAWNGVAALTQDKLRQIVRQERSIELFMEGQFGWDIKRWKVAEQYMGQNPKGMNINGASDADFFKETDVVLAWKFVSPKNYLLPIQDKELNINPKLVQNPGY